Proteins encoded in a region of the Vicia villosa cultivar HV-30 ecotype Madison, WI linkage group LG5, Vvil1.0, whole genome shotgun sequence genome:
- the LOC131604581 gene encoding uncharacterized protein LOC131604581: MELKRRKTKKYTFKSLEVEELRKLGSLIVDQDKFYIKYGRLLYLLKTKMEEGIVSTLFHFYDSLYHCFTFPDYQLLPTLEEYSSIIGLPITGRVPFTGLEQDPNNCEIEKSTHLRKGEIKKNMVTKGGLPGLPAEFLIEKALTLSQERKEEDFEAVFALLVYGLFLFPNINNFVDMNAIKIFMKKNLVPTLLGETYYSIHLRNSYGKEMVTCCTPLLYKWYISHLPDTSEFWSQKEGLQWSHKIMTLTNTEIVGTNNHFYRMKTLDYCGDFPNLPLVGTKGAISYSPVLARHQFGFPIEKRPRRNLLEGFFLEERVKNKEFRVRIANA; this comes from the coding sequence ATGGAacttaaaagaagaaaaaccaagaaatatacttTCAAGAGTTTAGAGGTGGAAGAATTAAGAAAGCTAGGATCTTTGATTGTTGATCAAGATAAGTTTTATATCAAGTATGGAAGATTGTTGTATCTCCTCAAAACCAAGATGGAAGAAGGAATCGTCTCCACTTTGTTCCATTTTTATGACTCATTGTATCATTGCTTCACCTTCCCTGATTATCAACTATTGCCTACCTTGGAAGAGTATTCAAGCATTATTGGGTTACCTATTACCGGAAGAgttcctttcactggtttagaacaaGATCCCAATAATTGTGAGATTGAAAAATCTACTCACTTGAGAAaaggagaaattaaaaagaaCATGGTTACTAAAGGAGGATTACCTGGGTTACCTGCTGAGTTCTTAATTGAAAAAGCTCTCACCTTGTcacaagaaagaaaggaagaagactttgaaGCTGTTTTTGCCTTGTTGGTGTATGGATTGttcttgttccctaacattaacaactttgttgatatgaatgccATCAAGATCTTTATGAAGAAGAATCTTGTTCCTACCTTACTTGGGGAAACTTACTATTCTATTCATCTCAGAAATTCCTATGGAAAGGAAATGGTTACCTGTTGTACTCCTTTGTTATACAAGTGGTACATATCTCATCTGCCTGACACCTCTGAATTCTGGAGCCAGAAAGAAGGATTGCAATGGTCACACAAGATTATGACTCTTACCAACACTGAGATTGTTGGGACAAACAATCACTTTTATAGAATGAAGACTTTGGATTACTGTGGTGATTTTCCTAATCTACCCCTCGTTGGTACAAAAGGAGCAATCAGCTATAGCCCCGTGTTAGCTCGTCATCAATTTGGGTTTCCCATAGAAAAAAGACCAAGGAGAAATTTATTGGAGGGATTCTTTCTAGAAGAAAGAGTTAAGAACAAGGAGTTTAGAGTAAGGATTGCTAATGCTTAG